From a single Brassica oleracea var. oleracea cultivar TO1000 chromosome C5, BOL, whole genome shotgun sequence genomic region:
- the LOC106294039 gene encoding LOW QUALITY PROTEIN: protein indeterminate-domain 6, chloroplastic-like (The sequence of the model RefSeq protein was modified relative to this genomic sequence to represent the inferred CDS: substituted 2 bases at 2 genomic stop codons) → MSSSYNNTISSSSTQSFPLLAIGANNFNREETAMTMNQRPNSVSPPPRRLRNKPGNPSPDAEVIALTPEEIMATNRFQCEVCKKRFQREQNLQLHKRGHNLPFNLKQKSDEEVRRKVYVCPEPTCVYHDPSRALGDLTGIKKHYYRKHGEKKFKCEKCDKCYAVESDCKAHSKICGTKEYRCVCDTKFSRXLTIXLLRRDIHRSMRFCTYTHRSIRSGNPNLSFTEMLAAAGGNDGSSRHGFYDGASSAVSHNHFGNNSNIGFAPLAPGHNLNRSSSQKFEDIFPQSTNPNHVPTNFPMQYPSNQGLLARNDQNLMNQHGLINSNNNNDNLFNPGYFQANTQNLSDQTGAPLFNHGDNNVPPALLRGSSVAANNFGGNGNVNFQGQMNSLAATSDHQGRPGSSIFDDHRFGNNLSMGGPDRRTLDFLGVNDRGGRNEPPLDLDIKFSDPNNPFGNV, encoded by the exons ATGTCTTCATCGTACAACAATACAATTTCATCATCCTCCACTCAGTCTTTCCCCCTCTTAGCCATCGGGGCAAACAACTTTAACCGTGAAGAGACGGCGATGACAATGAATCAACGGCCCAACTCCGTTTCTCCACCACCCCGGAGACTAAGAAACAAACCAGGAAACCCAA GTCCAGATGCTGAAGTGATAGCCTTGACTCCCGAAGAGATAATGGCGACGAACAGGTTCCAATGTGAAGTATGCAAAAAACGATTTCAAAGAGAACAGAATCTCCAGCTTCACAAGAGAGGACACAACCTTCCATTTAACCTGAAACAAAAGTCTGACGAAGAAGTAAGGAGGAAGGTGTATGTTTGTCCGGAGCCCACGTGCGTCTACCATGATCCGTCACGTGCTCTCGGAGACCTCACAGGAATCAAGAAGCATTATTACCGGAAGCACGGTGAGAAGAAGTTTAAATGCGAGAAATGCGATAAGTGTTACGCTGTTGAATCTGATTGCAAAGCCCACTCTAAGATTTGTGGTACCAAAGAGTATCGATGTGTTTGTGATACCAAATTCTCTAGGTAATTAACTATATAAC TACTTCGTCGGGATATACATCGATCGATGCGTTTTTGTACATATACCCATCGATCGATCCGTTCAGGAAACCCTAACTTGAGCTTCACGGAAATGCTAGCAGCTGCTGGTGGAAATGATGGCAGTAGCAGACATGGCTTTTACGACGGTGCTTCTTCTGCCGTCTCTCACAACCATTTTGGTAACAACTCAAACATTGGGTTTGCCCCTCTAGCTCCAGGTCACAATCTGAACCGTTCATCGTCCCAAAAGTTTGAAGACATTTTTCCTCAGTCCACAAACCCTAACCATGTTCCTACTAATTTCCCCATGCAATACCCTTCGAACCAAGGACTGTTGGCACGGAACGACCAGAATCTCATGAACCAGCACGGTCTGATCAACAGCAACAACAACAATGACAACTTGTTCAATCCCGGATACTTTCAAGCCAACACTCAGAACCTCTCTGATCAGACAGGTGCTCCTCTTTTCAACCATGGTGACAACAACGTTCCTCCTGCTCTGCTTAGAGGGTCAAGTGTGGCCGCTAATAACTTCGGAGGCAATGGTAATGTAAACTTTCAAGGTCAAATGAACTCTCTAGCTGCGACAAGTGATCATCAAGGCAGGCCCGGTAGCAGCATTTTCGACGACCATCGTTTCGGAAACAATCTAAGCATGGGAGGCCCTGATAGGCGGACTTTGGACTTTCTTGGCGTTAATGATCGTGGTGGCCGTAATGAACCTCCTTTGGACCTTGACATCAAGTTTTCAGATCCAAATAATCCATTCGGAAATGTTTGA
- the LOC106294056 gene encoding peroxidase 4 has protein sequence MAFFKILVLLLLNFSCFRQAQLSPTFYDQSCSNALSTIRSSIRTAISRERRMAASLIRLHFHDCFVNGCDASVMLVATPTMESERDAVPNFQSARGFEVIDQAKSAVERVCPGVVSCADIIAVPARDASEYVGGPRYEVKVGRRDSTAAFRAIADSGDLPSFRASLDELSDLFLRKGLNTRDLVALSGAHTLGQAQCVTFKERLYDNSSDIDAGFSSTRKRRCPVNGGDTNLAPLDQVTPNSFDNNYYRNLMQKKGLLASDQVLFGAGASTDSIVSEYSRNPSRFASDFAAAMIKMGDIQTLTGSAGQIRRICTAVN, from the exons ATGGCGTTCTTCAAGATTCTCGTGTTGCTATTATTAAACTTCTCTTGTTTCCGTCAAGCACAACTCTCCCCTACTTTCTACGACCAAAGTTGCTCAAACGCTCTATCAACCATCCGATCCTCAATCCGAACCGCCATAAGCCGTGAACGTAGAATGGCTGCTTCTCTCATCCGTCTCCATTTCCACGACTGCTTCGTTAAT GGTTGTGATGCATCGGTTATGCTCGTTGCAACTCCTACCATGGAGAGTGAGAGAGATGCAGTCCCAAACTTTCAATCAGCGAGAGGGTTTGAAGTTATCGACCAAGCCAAATCTGCTGTTGAGAGAGTGTGTCCTGGTGTCGTTTCTTGCGCTGATATCATTGCCGTTCCCGCTAGAGACGCTTCTGAATAC GTCGGAGGTCCAAGATATGAAGTGAAGGTTGGCCGGAGAGATTCCACCGCTGCGTTTAGAGCTATTGCAGATAGTGGCGATCTCCCCAGTTTCAGGGCAAGTCTCGACGAGCTCTCTGATCTCTTCCTTCGAAAAGGTCTCAACACTAGAGACCTTGTCGCTCTCTCAG GAGCTCATACATTAGGGCAAGCTCAATGCGTAACGTTCAAGGAAAGGCTGTACGACAACTCGAGTGACATCGACGCCGGATTCTCGAGCACACGTAAGCGTCGCTGTCCGGTCAACGGTGGGGATACGAATCTAGCACCTCTTGATCAAGTGACACCAAACTCGTTCGACAATAACTACTACAGAAACTTGATGCAGAAGAAAGGACTTTTGGCGAGTGATCAGGTTTTATTCGGAGCCGGAGCTTCTACGGACAGTATTGTGTCGGAATATAGCAGAAACCCTTCTAGATTTGCGTCTGATTTTGCAGCTGCAATGATCAAGATGGGAGATATTCAAACACTCACCGGCTCAGCTGGACAAATCCGAAGGATATGCACTGCTGTTAATTAA
- the LOC106292831 gene encoding protein TOM THREE HOMOLOG 1 isoform X1, producing the protein MRTGGLFLMHSLSSPSSAASLNLKEGTNWWWDVNESPVWQDRIFHLLAVLYAVVSVIAVIQLVRIQLRVPEYGWTTQKVFHFLNFLVNGVRALVFVFRRDAQNMQPEILQHILLDIPSLAFFTTYALLVLFWAEIYYQARAVSTDGLRPSFFTTNALVYVVQIVLWLVLWWKPVHVTIIISKMFFAGVSLFAALGFLLYGGRLFLMLQRFPVESKGRRKKLQEVGYVTSICFTCFLIRCIMMCFNAFDDAADLDVLDHPILNFIYYLLVEILPSSLVLFILRKLPPKRGITQYHPIQ; encoded by the exons ATGAGAACCGGCGGCTTGTTTCTGATGCACTCTTTGTCGTCTCCTTCCTCGGCGGCATCGCTTAACCTGAAGGAAGGTACGAATTGGTGGTGGGACGTGAACGAGTCTCCGGTCTGGCAAGACCGTATCTTCCACCTCCTCGCTGTCTTATACGCAGTCGTTTCCGTCATTGCTGTG ATTCAATTGGTAAGGATACAGTTGAGGGTTCCGGAATACGGATGGACGACGCAGAAAGTCTTTCACTTTCTCAATTTCCTCGTGAACGGAG TTCGAGCTCTAGTGTTTGTCTTCAGGCGTGATGCACAGAACATGCAGCCAGAG ATTCTACAACATATCTTGCTTGACATTCCGAGTCTTGCTTTCTTTACAACGTATGCGCTTCTCGTCCTCTTTTGGGCTGAGATATACTACCAG GCACGTGCTGTATCAACTGATGGACTGAGGCCAAGTTTCTTCACTACTAATGCCCTTGTCTATGTTGTTCAG ATTGTGCTTTGGTTGGTGTTGTGGTGGAAGCCTGTTCACGTTACGATTATCATTTCCAAGATGTTCTTTGCAG GTGTGTCATTGTTCGCGGCCCTTGGATTTTTATTATATGGAGGAAG GCTTTTCCTAATGCTGCAACGGTTTCCAGTAGAATCGAAAGGGAGGCGCAAGAAGCTGCAAGAG GTCGGTTACGTGACAAGCATCTGCTTTACCTGTTTCCTCATCAGGTGCATCATG ATGTGCTTTAATGCGTTCGATGATGCAGCAGATCTTGATGTCTTGGATCACCCCATCCTAAACTTCATATATTACCTG TTGGTGGAGATACTGCCTTCTTCGCTGGTCCTCTTTATCCTAAGAAAGCTTCCACCAAAACGTGGTATCACACAGTACCATCCGATTCAGTGA
- the LOC106292831 gene encoding protein TOM THREE HOMOLOG 1 isoform X2 → MRTGGLFLMHSLSSPSSAASLNLKEGTNWWWDVNESPVWQDRIFHLLAVLYAVVSVIAVIQLVRIQLRVPEYGWTTQKVFHFLNFLVNGVFVFRRDAQNMQPEILQHILLDIPSLAFFTTYALLVLFWAEIYYQARAVSTDGLRPSFFTTNALVYVVQIVLWLVLWWKPVHVTIIISKMFFAGVSLFAALGFLLYGGRLFLMLQRFPVESKGRRKKLQEVGYVTSICFTCFLIRCIMMCFNAFDDAADLDVLDHPILNFIYYLLVEILPSSLVLFILRKLPPKRGITQYHPIQ, encoded by the exons ATGAGAACCGGCGGCTTGTTTCTGATGCACTCTTTGTCGTCTCCTTCCTCGGCGGCATCGCTTAACCTGAAGGAAGGTACGAATTGGTGGTGGGACGTGAACGAGTCTCCGGTCTGGCAAGACCGTATCTTCCACCTCCTCGCTGTCTTATACGCAGTCGTTTCCGTCATTGCTGTG ATTCAATTGGTAAGGATACAGTTGAGGGTTCCGGAATACGGATGGACGACGCAGAAAGTCTTTCACTTTCTCAATTTCCTCGTGAACGGAG TGTTTGTCTTCAGGCGTGATGCACAGAACATGCAGCCAGAG ATTCTACAACATATCTTGCTTGACATTCCGAGTCTTGCTTTCTTTACAACGTATGCGCTTCTCGTCCTCTTTTGGGCTGAGATATACTACCAG GCACGTGCTGTATCAACTGATGGACTGAGGCCAAGTTTCTTCACTACTAATGCCCTTGTCTATGTTGTTCAG ATTGTGCTTTGGTTGGTGTTGTGGTGGAAGCCTGTTCACGTTACGATTATCATTTCCAAGATGTTCTTTGCAG GTGTGTCATTGTTCGCGGCCCTTGGATTTTTATTATATGGAGGAAG GCTTTTCCTAATGCTGCAACGGTTTCCAGTAGAATCGAAAGGGAGGCGCAAGAAGCTGCAAGAG GTCGGTTACGTGACAAGCATCTGCTTTACCTGTTTCCTCATCAGGTGCATCATG ATGTGCTTTAATGCGTTCGATGATGCAGCAGATCTTGATGTCTTGGATCACCCCATCCTAAACTTCATATATTACCTG TTGGTGGAGATACTGCCTTCTTCGCTGGTCCTCTTTATCCTAAGAAAGCTTCCACCAAAACGTGGTATCACACAGTACCATCCGATTCAGTGA
- the LOC106343171 gene encoding plant UBX domain-containing protein 7 translates to MEGMLSSTEQERLVSSFLEIAVGQTSETARQFLEATSWKLEEAIQLFYVGGEVGVLPSGGTHTQPTVDDPMAAQSWGAGETGNERMQNEVDEVRAPLPVVRETLYGDSMYYGATRVGSSQREPASLIAFRNFSEEPKSPGIWEPDEGASSASGSASAPEAASAPRDSLASLYRPPFHLMLHGSFEQAKATSSSQDKWLLVNLQSTTEFSSHMLNRDTWANEAVSQTIKANFIFWQVYDDTTEGRKVCTYYKLESIPVVLVIDPTTGQKMRMWSGMVEPETLLEDLVPFMDGGPREHFASLSKKRPRGSFSLAPHSKPKEVAAKDEEEEELQRALAASLEDNDMKESSDDKSAITPEEEVAVEAVTTTVLPTFPPLPEEPKGGDRSVQCRVGIRLPNGQRVQRNFLKTDSIQLLWSFCYSQLEESERKKPLKLTQAIPGESKTLEYESNLTLEQSGVANSMISATWE, encoded by the exons ATGGAGGGAATGCTCTCTTCGACTGAGCAGGAGAGATTAGTCTCCTCTTTCCTTGAGATCGCTGTCGGGCAGACATCTGAAACTGCTCGCCAGTTCTTAGAG GCAACAAGCTGGAAACTTGAGGAAGCTATCCAGCTTTTCTACGTGGGAGGCGAAGTTGGTGTTCTTCCATCTGGTGGTACACACACTCAGCCAACGGTCGACGATCCCATGGCTGCACAGTCTTGGGG GGCGGGTGAAACAGGAAATGAAAGGATGCAGAACGAGGTAGATGAAGTGCGTGCTCCTTTACCTGTTGTGAGGGAGACTCTTTATGGTGACTCTATGTATTATGG GGCTACGAGGGTGGGAAGCTCGCAGCGTGAACCAGCTTCTTTGATTGCTTTCCGTAACTTCAGCGAAGAACCAAAAAGCCCCGGAATTTGGGAGCCAGACGAGGGTGCTTCCTCTGCCTCAGGCTCAGCTTCTGCACCAGAGGCAGCATCAGCTCCTCGTGATAGCTTGGCCTCGTTGTACCGTCCTCCTTTCCATCTTATGTTGCACGGCTCCTTTGAACAG GCAAAAGCTACTTCATCTTCTCAAGATAAATGGCTTCTCGTCAACCTCCAATCTACCACGGAGTTTAGCTCTCACATG CTAAATCGAGATACTTGGGCAAATGAAGCTGTTTCTCAGACTATCAAGGCCAACTTCATCTTCTGGCAG GTCTATGATGATACCACGGAAGGAAGGAAGGTTTGCACTTACTACAAGCTCGAATCCATTCCTGTGGTGCTTGTGATTGATCCCACCACTGGTCAAAAGATGAGAATGTGGTCTGGGATGGTCGAACCCGAGACCTTGCTAGAGGATTTGGTTCCGTTCATGGACGGTGGTCCTCGTGAGCACTTTGCTTCTCTCTCAAAGAAGCGGCCAAGAGGCAGCTTCTCATTGGCTCCTCATTCCAAACCCAAAG AGGTTGCTGCAAAAGATGAGGAAGAAGAAGAACTGCAACGAGCATTGGCTGCTTCCTTGGAAGACAACGACATGAAAGAATCTTCAGATGACAAATCAGCAATAACGCCTGAAGAAGAAGTAGCGGTTGAAGCTGTTACAACGACGGTGCTGCCAACGTTCCCACCTCTCCCGGAAGAACCAAAGGGAGGCGACCGCAGCGTTCAATGCAGAGTTGGGATCCGTTTACCCAACGGACAGAGAGTCCAGAGGAACTTCCTCAAGACAGACTCAATTCAG CTTCTCTGGTCTTTCTGCTATTCTCAGCTTGAGGAATCAGAGAGGAAGAAGCCACTGAAGCTAACACAGGCGATTCCAGGTGAATCAAAGACGTTGGAGTATGAATCTAACTTAACCTTGGAGCAATCTGGTGTTGCCAATTCCATGATCTCTGCTACGTGGGAATGA
- the LOC106293929 gene encoding protein indeterminate-domain 6, chloroplastic-like: MSSSYNNTISSSSTQSFPLLAIGANNFNREETAMTMNQRPNSVSPPPRRLRNKPGNPSPDAEVIALTPEEIMATNRFQCEVCKKRFQREQNLQLHKRGHNLPFNLKQKSDEEVRRKVYVCPEPTCVYHDPSRALGDLTGIKKHYYRKHGEKKFKCEKCDKCYAVESDCKAHSKICGTKEYRCVCDTKFSRRDSYDTHRAFCDALAQESAGNPNMSFTEMLAAAGGSNGSTGHGFYGGGASSAVSHNHIGNNSNTGFAPLAPGHNLNRSSSQKFEDFSPQSTYPNHGRTSFPVQYPSNQGLLARNDQNLMNQHGLINSNNNNDNLFNPGYFQANTQNLSDQTGAPPLFNHADNNVPPALLRGSSVAANNFGGNGNVNFQGQMNSLAATSGHQGRPGSSIFDHRFGNNLSMGGSDRRTLDFLGVNGRGGRNEPPLDLDMKFSDPNNPFGNV; this comes from the exons ATGTCTTCATCGTACAACAATACAATTTCATCATCCTCCACTCAGTCTTTCCCCCTCTTAGCCATCGGGGCAAACAACTTTAACCGTGAAGAGACGGCGATGACAATGAATCAACGGCCCAACTCCGTTTCTCCACCACCCCGGAGACTAAGAAACAAACCAGGAAACCCAA GTCCAGATGCTGAAGTGATAGCCTTGACTCCCGAAGAGATAATGGCGACGAACAGGTTCCAATGTGAAGTATGCAAAAAACGATTTCAAAGAGAACAGAATCTCCAGCTTCACAAGAGAGGACACAACCTTCCATTTAACCTGAAACAAAAGTCTGACGAAGAAGTAAGGAGGAAGGTGTATGTTTGTCCGGAGCCCACGTGCGTCTACCATGATCCGTCACGTGCTCTCGGAGACCTCACAGGAATCAAGAAGCATTATTACCGGAAGCACGGTGAGAAGAAGTTTAAATGCGAGAAATGCGATAAGTGTTACGCTGTTGAATCTGATTGCAAAGCCCACTCTAAGATTTGTGGTACCAAAGAGTATCGATGTGTTTGTGATACCAAATTCTCTAG AAGAGACAGTTACGACACGCATAGGGCTTTCTGTGATGCGTTAGCACAAGAGTCAGCAGGAAACCCTAACATGAGCTTCACGGAAATGCTAGCAGCCGCTGGTGGAAGTAATGGCAGTACCGGACATGGCTTTTACGGCGGCGGTGCTTCTTCTGCCGTCTCTCACAACCATATTGGTAACAACTCAAACACTGGTTTTGCCCCTCTAGCTCCAGGTCATAATCTGAACCGTTCATCGTCCCAAAAGTTTGAAGACTTTTCTCCTCAGTCCACATACCCTAACCATGGTCGCACTAGTTTCCCCGTGCAATACCCTTCGAACCAAGGACTGTTGGCACGGAACGACCAGAATCTCATGAACCAGCACGGTCTGATCAACAGCAACAACAACAATGACAACTTGTTCAATCCCGGATACTTTCAAGCCAACACTCAGAACCTCTCTGATCAGACAGGTGCTCCTCCTCTTTTCAACCATGCTGACAACAACGTTCCTCCTGCTCTGCTTAGAGGGTCAAGTGTGGCCGCTAATAACTTTGGAGGCAATGGTAATGTAAACTTTCAAGGTCAAATGAACTCGCTAGCTGCGACAAGTGGTCATCAAGGCCGGCCCGGTAGCAGCATTTTCGACCATCGTTTCGGAAACAATCTAAGCATGGGAGGCTCTGATAGGCGGACTTTGGACTTTCTTGGCGTTAATGGTCGTGGTGGCCGTAATGAACCTCCTTTGGACCTTGACATGAAGTTTTCAGATCCAAATAATCCATTCGGAAATGTTTGA